One part of the Flavobacterium johnsoniae UW101 genome encodes these proteins:
- a CDS encoding TlpA disulfide reductase family protein, producing the protein MKKILLGFALFLGAVQTQAQESNLQLKGTVVDTVAQYVYLQKFHNKMFTTIDSVKVKDGNFSFKTKVKTPELYGLSVNTESSPLYIFLEKEPITVKLSPKKYYTASVVEGSASQDLFETYKKSKDAEISKFITEHPKSIVSAYVLYRNWSYRLTPEQITQNIALLDKSLQNTTYVKELKELAVVLDGLAVGKKAPDFTANDPNGKPVRLYDNLKGYTLVDFWASWCGPCRRENPNIVAAYKEFHDKGFNIVGISLDKKKENWIKGIQDDNLTWTHVSDLLFWNSAVAKLYGVGAIPGNYLVDSKGIIVAKNLHGEELQSTLKSLLESKI; encoded by the coding sequence ATGAAAAAAATACTATTAGGTTTTGCTTTGTTTCTTGGAGCTGTTCAAACTCAGGCACAGGAAAGTAATTTACAATTAAAAGGAACTGTTGTCGATACCGTTGCACAATATGTTTACTTACAGAAGTTTCACAATAAAATGTTTACCACAATAGATTCAGTAAAAGTAAAAGACGGAAATTTTAGTTTTAAAACAAAAGTAAAAACGCCTGAATTATACGGATTAAGTGTAAACACAGAAAGTTCGCCTTTGTATATTTTCCTTGAAAAAGAACCAATTACAGTAAAGCTGAGTCCGAAGAAATATTATACAGCTTCTGTCGTTGAGGGTTCAGCTTCTCAGGATTTGTTCGAAACCTATAAAAAGAGCAAAGATGCAGAAATCAGCAAATTTATAACTGAACATCCAAAATCTATTGTTTCTGCTTATGTCTTGTATAGAAATTGGTCATACAGATTAACACCTGAGCAGATTACACAAAATATTGCCCTGCTGGATAAAAGTCTTCAAAATACCACTTACGTGAAAGAATTAAAAGAACTGGCTGTTGTTTTAGACGGATTAGCAGTAGGTAAAAAAGCCCCGGATTTTACAGCCAATGATCCTAACGGAAAGCCAGTTCGTCTTTATGATAATCTAAAAGGTTACACTTTAGTCGATTTTTGGGCTTCATGGTGCGGTCCATGCCGAAGAGAAAATCCGAATATCGTAGCCGCTTACAAAGAATTTCATGACAAAGGATTCAATATTGTGGGAATTTCATTGGATAAAAAGAAAGAAAACTGGATTAAAGGAATTCAGGACGATAATTTAACCTGGACACATGTTTCTGATTTACTTTTCTGGAACAGTGCCGTTGCAAAATTATACGGTGTAGGAGCTATTCCGGGAAACTATTTAGTAGATTCAAAAGGAATAATCGTTGCAAAAAATCTTCATGGAGAAGAATTACAATCTACACTAAAATCACTTTTAGAAAGTAAAATTTGA
- the metN gene encoding methionine ABC transporter ATP-binding protein MetN — translation MIELKNVTKIFHQKDRIVSALDGVSLMVPPGKIFGVIGTSGAGKSTLIRCVNLLERPTSGEIIVDGKALMQLSNAELAIERRQIGMIFQHFNLLSSRTVFENVAFPLELVGTPKDEIKRRVFELLQLVGLVEKANDYPASLSGGQKQRVAIARTLANNPKVLLCDEATSALDPATTRSILNLLKDINRRLNITVLLITHQMEVVKSICDEVAVISHGKLIEQGSVGEIFADPKHELTREFIASSLHLEIPSVYEEKLQKEDNGTLNPLLKLEMTGKSVNEPVISEVSRLFDTNFKIVSAQMDQAGDVNFGVMLIELSGKRENYDAAIQYFISKHIKTEIIGYV, via the coding sequence ATGATTGAATTAAAAAATGTTACCAAAATTTTTCATCAGAAAGACAGGATAGTTTCTGCTTTGGATGGTGTTTCGCTCATGGTGCCGCCAGGAAAAATCTTTGGTGTAATTGGAACTTCGGGAGCGGGGAAAAGTACTTTAATCCGTTGTGTCAATTTATTAGAGAGACCCACATCTGGAGAAATTATTGTAGATGGAAAGGCTTTAATGCAGCTTTCAAACGCTGAACTGGCGATTGAAAGAAGACAAATCGGGATGATTTTTCAGCATTTTAACCTGCTTTCTTCAAGAACTGTTTTTGAAAATGTGGCTTTTCCACTTGAATTAGTGGGAACTCCAAAAGATGAAATTAAAAGACGTGTTTTTGAATTGCTTCAACTAGTTGGTTTAGTCGAAAAAGCAAACGATTATCCAGCAAGCCTTTCGGGCGGACAAAAACAAAGAGTTGCCATTGCCAGAACTCTGGCTAATAATCCGAAGGTATTATTGTGTGATGAAGCTACAAGTGCACTTGATCCGGCTACAACACGTTCTATTTTGAATTTGCTGAAAGATATTAACCGTCGTTTAAATATCACGGTTTTATTAATTACGCACCAAATGGAAGTTGTAAAATCGATTTGTGATGAAGTTGCTGTTATCAGCCACGGAAAATTAATAGAACAGGGAAGTGTAGGTGAAATTTTTGCTGACCCTAAACATGAGCTGACAAGAGAATTTATTGCTTCGTCTCTTCATTTAGAAATACCAAGCGTTTACGAAGAAAAATTACAGAAAGAAGATAACGGAACCTTAAATCCGTTATTGAAGCTGGAAATGACCGGAAAATCGGTTAATGAACCTGTTATTTCAGAGGTTTCAAGATTGTTTGATACCAATTTTAAAATTGTGAGTGCACAAATGGATCAGGCTGGAGATGTAAATTTTGGTGTTATGCTGATTGAATTATCAGGAAAACGCGAAAACTACGACGCTGCGATTCAATATTTTATTTCAAAACACATTAAAACAGAAATTATAGGTTATGTCTGA
- a CDS encoding NAD(P)H-dependent flavin oxidoreductase, protein MWYNTKAKELLGIDYPILQGPFGGNLSSVELTAAVSNAGGLGGYGVYTMSPQEIFDIDKQLKAATNKPYNINLWVSDHDIPEGGLTDEQFEKTKAVFKPYYDEAGIALPEKPAPFQSRFENQLQVILDVKPKVFSFMFGVPSDDVLEQCRKSGIVTVGAATTLDEAVFLDSKGVDMIIASGFEAGGHRPSFLDKSEVSLTGTFVLLQLMREKIKTPIIVAGGIADGKGIAAALTLGASAAQIGTAFLATDESNALPIHREMLFSDAAKYTTLSRAYTGRLGRGITSRLAKDIMGKESDILPFPLQTTFIAPLRKAALDKQKWDMILFWGGQISPILKHTKASVLMNALIEETTAYFDGLKS, encoded by the coding sequence ATGTGGTACAATACAAAAGCTAAAGAACTCTTAGGAATTGATTATCCAATTTTACAAGGACCTTTTGGAGGCAATTTATCAAGTGTAGAATTAACCGCTGCAGTTTCTAATGCAGGCGGATTAGGCGGTTATGGAGTTTATACAATGAGTCCGCAGGAAATTTTCGACATTGATAAACAGTTAAAAGCAGCCACAAATAAACCCTATAATATCAATCTTTGGGTTTCAGACCATGATATTCCCGAAGGCGGTTTAACCGATGAACAGTTTGAGAAAACAAAAGCCGTTTTTAAACCGTATTATGATGAAGCTGGAATCGCACTTCCGGAAAAACCAGCTCCATTTCAATCTAGATTTGAAAATCAGCTGCAGGTAATTTTAGACGTTAAGCCAAAAGTTTTCAGTTTTATGTTTGGCGTTCCCTCAGATGATGTTTTAGAACAATGCCGAAAATCAGGAATTGTAACAGTTGGAGCTGCAACAACTCTCGATGAAGCTGTTTTTTTGGACAGCAAAGGCGTTGATATGATTATTGCTTCTGGTTTTGAAGCAGGCGGACATCGTCCTTCTTTTTTAGATAAATCTGAAGTTTCTTTAACCGGAACTTTTGTTCTATTGCAGTTAATGCGCGAAAAAATAAAAACACCCATAATTGTAGCCGGCGGCATTGCTGATGGAAAAGGAATTGCAGCAGCTTTAACATTAGGAGCAAGTGCTGCGCAAATAGGAACCGCTTTTTTAGCTACAGACGAATCTAATGCACTGCCAATTCATAGAGAAATGCTGTTTTCTGATGCTGCAAAATACACCACACTTTCACGCGCTTACACAGGAAGACTCGGACGCGGGATTACAAGCCGGCTTGCTAAAGATATAATGGGAAAAGAATCAGATATTCTGCCTTTTCCATTACAGACTACTTTTATTGCTCCACTGCGAAAAGCAGCGCTTGATAAACAAAAATGGGATATGATATTATTTTGGGGCGGTCAGATTTCTCCAATTTTAAAACATACTAAAGCTTCTGTTTTGATGAATGCTTTGATTGAAGAAACTACAGCTTATTTTGATGGATTAAAATCATAA
- a CDS encoding cupin domain-containing protein — MKTIPRRIVTGIRNGKSIIEQNEIVSNVSEHFPGLIISDIWSTDSTPAKFEEKRIENTAFPNTPKNGSYFRYVQIPPDKDLGIEAPQGQPHPLMHQTDTLDYIVILAGEIYLIVDEEETLLQAGDIVIQRGTNHAWSNRSDLPCIQLAVLLDAKKRVINFKELL, encoded by the coding sequence ATGAAAACAATACCAAGAAGAATCGTTACGGGCATACGAAACGGAAAATCAATTATCGAACAAAATGAAATCGTGAGCAATGTATCAGAGCATTTTCCGGGATTAATTATTTCTGATATCTGGTCAACTGATAGTACACCGGCTAAATTTGAAGAAAAAAGAATTGAAAATACCGCTTTTCCCAATACACCAAAAAACGGAAGTTATTTTCGGTATGTACAAATTCCGCCCGATAAAGATTTAGGAATAGAAGCACCTCAAGGTCAGCCTCATCCGTTAATGCATCAAACTGATACTTTAGATTACATCGTCATTTTGGCAGGTGAGATTTATTTGATAGTTGATGAAGAAGAAACGCTTTTACAAGCTGGAGATATCGTAATTCAGCGTGGTACAAATCATGCCTGGAGCAATCGTTCAGATTTGCCCTGTATTCAGTTAGCTGTTTTACTGGATGCCAAAAAAAGAGTAATTAATTTCAAGGAATTGTTATAG
- a CDS encoding aminotransferase class V-fold PLP-dependent enzyme, which translates to MNAIEPTTKPTESECYFSKFRENTVGIDHTFESVYGEQNLIYADWVASGRLYIPIEDIMLNKIGPMIANTHSLSSQTGKTSTYAYQYARDIIKKSVNANESDVLITTGSGMTAALSKLQRIMALRTKSDQDRPVVFITHMEHHSNQVSWYETNAEVVILPPDENNLVDPKVLSQEIKKYADRSLKIGSFTACSNVTGIITPYHELAKIMHQNGGLCFVDFAASAPYVKIDMHPKDPEQQLDAIFFSPHKFLGGPGTCGILVFNEKLYQSDFPDNPGGGNVKWTNPLGKYCYSDVIEVREDGGTPGFLQVIRTALSLELKEQMGVEKIKKREKELLDLCFSRLQKIQGLSILGDLTTERIGCVSFVIEDIHYNLIVRLLNDRFGIQVRGGWSCASTYAHYLFNINEKRSAEITNELLQRNQSNKPGWVRLSLHPIMTNEALFYICDAIEKIASNYKKWKKDYEYNPVSNEFENPEIKENIAEEVNEWFKLV; encoded by the coding sequence ATGAATGCTATTGAGCCAACAACAAAACCAACAGAGTCTGAATGTTACTTTTCTAAGTTTAGAGAAAATACAGTAGGAATTGATCATACTTTCGAATCGGTTTACGGAGAGCAAAATCTGATATATGCTGACTGGGTTGCCAGTGGAAGGCTGTATATCCCGATCGAAGATATAATGCTCAATAAAATCGGCCCAATGATTGCCAATACGCATTCACTTTCAAGTCAAACAGGAAAAACGTCCACGTATGCGTATCAGTATGCAAGAGATATTATTAAAAAATCGGTTAACGCTAATGAATCAGATGTTTTGATAACAACCGGAAGCGGTATGACAGCAGCTTTATCGAAACTGCAGCGTATTATGGCTCTGAGAACAAAATCAGATCAGGATAGACCTGTCGTTTTTATCACACACATGGAACATCACTCCAATCAGGTTTCGTGGTATGAAACCAATGCCGAAGTTGTGATTTTACCGCCTGATGAAAATAATTTAGTTGATCCGAAGGTACTTTCTCAGGAAATCAAAAAATATGCAGACAGAAGCTTAAAAATAGGTTCATTTACGGCCTGTTCGAATGTTACGGGAATTATTACGCCTTATCATGAATTAGCCAAAATTATGCACCAAAACGGGGGACTTTGTTTTGTAGATTTTGCAGCTTCGGCACCGTATGTCAAAATCGATATGCATCCAAAAGATCCAGAACAGCAATTGGATGCAATTTTCTTTTCGCCTCATAAATTTTTGGGCGGACCCGGAACCTGCGGTATTTTAGTTTTTAATGAAAAATTATACCAATCTGATTTTCCAGATAATCCGGGCGGGGGAAATGTAAAATGGACCAATCCGTTAGGAAAATATTGTTACAGCGATGTAATAGAAGTGAGGGAAGATGGCGGGACTCCGGGGTTTCTGCAGGTTATTAGAACTGCTTTGTCTTTAGAATTAAAAGAACAAATGGGAGTTGAGAAAATCAAAAAGAGAGAAAAAGAACTGCTTGACCTTTGTTTTTCGAGACTTCAAAAAATACAAGGATTATCCATTTTAGGCGATTTAACCACAGAAAGAATTGGCTGTGTTTCTTTTGTAATCGAAGATATTCATTACAATTTAATTGTTAGGCTTTTAAATGACCGTTTTGGAATTCAGGTTCGCGGCGGCTGGTCTTGTGCAAGTACTTATGCGCATTATTTGTTTAACATCAACGAAAAAAGATCGGCTGAAATTACAAATGAATTGTTACAGCGAAATCAATCCAATAAACCGGGCTGGGTGCGTTTATCACTGCATCCGATTATGACAAATGAAGCGCTTTTTTATATCTGCGATGCAATCGAGAAAATAGCTTCGAATTATAAAAAATGGAAGAAGGATTATGAATATAATCCGGTTTCAAATGAATTTGAAAACCCTGAAATAAAAGAAAATATAGCAGAAGAAGTAAATGAATGGTTTAAGTTAGTTTAA
- a CDS encoding NADP-dependent oxidoreductase, producing the protein MKAVILQENREFKLETVAIPQPERNQIQVKITASGFNPIDYQMTENKSERKLIHSPILGREFSGIITAIGTEITEFKIGDAVFCGSGSMGSNGTYAEYICVPEEIAVKKPQNISFEEAAGIPSAGLTALQSFKRMNASAADSIFITGAAGGVGNMFIKLLTANSFKKFWVTAGNDESIASLINLGVKREQIINYKKENVYETALSLNENKKFDIVVDLVGNSIADIAARLLKINGTYIDVTNFLTAESRSILFSKGVAIYNISNYAYGIEKQYEYYKNGLSELSYLIENEIISPPSISVIGELNAETVNKALAILRENKTYGRKLIMKINKE; encoded by the coding sequence ATGAAAGCAGTTATATTACAGGAAAACCGAGAATTTAAGCTCGAAACAGTGGCAATTCCACAGCCAGAACGTAATCAGATTCAGGTAAAGATTACAGCTTCAGGATTTAACCCAATTGATTATCAAATGACTGAAAATAAATCTGAAAGAAAACTGATTCATTCACCAATTCTGGGACGTGAATTTTCAGGAATAATTACAGCAATTGGTACAGAAATAACAGAATTTAAAATTGGAGATGCCGTTTTCTGCGGTTCAGGCAGTATGGGATCTAATGGAACTTATGCCGAATATATTTGTGTTCCAGAGGAAATCGCAGTTAAAAAACCTCAAAATATTTCTTTTGAAGAAGCAGCAGGAATTCCATCGGCAGGACTTACGGCATTACAATCATTTAAAAGAATGAATGCTTCTGCAGCTGATTCGATATTTATTACGGGTGCTGCCGGCGGAGTGGGAAATATGTTTATAAAACTTCTTACAGCTAATAGTTTTAAAAAATTTTGGGTAACAGCCGGAAATGATGAAAGTATCGCTTCTTTGATAAACCTTGGAGTAAAACGAGAGCAAATCATCAATTATAAAAAAGAAAATGTATACGAAACTGCTCTTTCTTTAAACGAAAATAAAAAGTTTGATATCGTTGTGGATTTGGTTGGAAATAGTATTGCTGATATCGCTGCAAGACTTTTAAAAATAAACGGAACTTATATTGACGTCACAAATTTTTTAACGGCTGAATCCCGCAGTATTCTTTTTTCTAAAGGCGTTGCAATTTACAATATTTCTAATTATGCATACGGAATTGAGAAGCAGTATGAATATTACAAAAATGGTTTAAGTGAGTTGAGTTATTTAATAGAAAATGAAATAATTAGTCCACCCAGTATTTCTGTAATTGGTGAGCTAAATGCGGAAACTGTCAATAAAGCGCTGGCTATTTTGCGTGAGAACAAAACGTATGGAAGAAAATTAATAATGAAGATTAATAAAGAATGA
- a CDS encoding winged helix-turn-helix transcriptional regulator, producing the protein MAKINDNGVLREANCSEELMAMRDSLDVLGGKWKLMILRFLTNRTHQVIHFKKMQREIDGISAKMLSKELKELETNLLITRTEQDTKPATVIYAITEYGKSVLPVTETLVNWGLAHREKIIESLK; encoded by the coding sequence ATGGCAAAAATTAATGATAACGGTGTACTTCGAGAAGCGAATTGTTCTGAAGAACTTATGGCAATGCGTGACAGCCTTGACGTTTTAGGCGGAAAATGGAAATTGATGATTCTAAGATTTTTAACTAACCGAACTCATCAGGTTATTCATTTTAAAAAAATGCAGCGTGAAATTGACGGTATTTCGGCTAAAATGCTCAGCAAGGAACTTAAAGAACTTGAAACTAATCTGCTTATTACAAGAACCGAACAAGATACCAAACCCGCAACCGTAATTTATGCCATTACCGAATATGGAAAATCAGTGCTTCCGGTTACAGAAACCTTAGTTAACTGGGGATTGGCACACCGGGAAAAGATTATCGAATCACTTAAATAA
- a CDS encoding nuclear transport factor 2 family protein, translating into MKTILLTAFMLWNFQGIKAQNTIKMENQIEIQAITDAIENYYFKGIYEGDEILLGSVFQPGTFLFGDVKGQPYFKTVDLYLDGVKNRQSPKDSGKPFKGEILHISVVNSIAVAELNVKMYDFNYRDFLSFHKINGRWLIVNKMLTDTSR; encoded by the coding sequence ATGAAAACGATTTTATTAACTGCTTTTATGCTCTGGAATTTTCAGGGCATAAAAGCTCAAAATACAATTAAAATGGAAAATCAAATAGAAATTCAGGCTATTACAGATGCCATAGAAAATTATTATTTTAAAGGCATTTATGAAGGTGATGAAATACTTTTAGGAAGTGTTTTTCAACCCGGAACATTCCTGTTTGGGGATGTAAAAGGACAGCCTTATTTTAAAACAGTCGATTTGTATCTGGATGGTGTTAAAAACCGACAAAGTCCAAAGGATTCCGGTAAACCGTTTAAAGGAGAAATTCTGCATATAAGCGTTGTAAATTCTATTGCTGTGGCCGAATTAAATGTTAAAATGTATGACTTTAATTATCGGGATTTTTTATCTTTCCATAAGATTAACGGCCGATGGCTGATTGTTAACAAAATGCTGACTGATACCAGCAGATAA